A single genomic interval of Bacteroidales bacterium harbors:
- a CDS encoding outer membrane beta-barrel protein, translating into MKHLSQYIILMCLLVLSTFNIQAQFSYSISGIVKDELKEPMPQLGVRILNAQDSSFVKGTTSSDKGRFRVSGLAMGHYIVSLSYLGYETYHKNVSLIPGNESVNLGTIEMIPASIMLAEAVIMGKTPDIITKEDTIEFNAASYKTQPNAVVEDMIKKMPGIEIDENGKITANGKEIKKILVDGQEFFSDDPKVASKNLPANMVEKLQVIDRKSDEARFSGVDDGEDETVINLTVKKGMKNGWFGSVQAGGATDARYEASLMANYFKDSNQLTLLAGANNTNNMGATDLGGQMFSGSSRRGRGGWGPLLGENTSAVGGLNFNVGKSDKFRAGGDVKYAYIDLDLKEKSERQNFISQENTTFDNSLKDNRNKGHNLEMNYRILWNPNSLTQVEFRPNFKYSTSKMSNTSATRSYEINSLGDERDITEGSLNSFSKANGFNIGGRLSVSRKLKGKDGRQISLSLNYGYNDSKEDGYSYNNTIYHNSGTKEKTDLKDNNHSWGGSYGIRASYVEPINKHTTWSVSYNYRYNYTYADKLSYNINSDGSLGDLNIEYSNSFRNNFQRHRASTAFNGTYEKMYYNVGIDFEPSKSESRNLIDSNRDVNGKMQYNFSPFLRYNYTISKSDNLRINYRGRTQQPSISQLQPSQTISDPLRRTEGNPNLKASYDNSLNIRYNSFKTEKQRSMMIMLNANYVMNSIVNSTFYDSDGIQVTKPVNENGVWNLWSMFITNMPFKNRKFSFNNHTSFGCNRQIGYSNSLRNTSMNYNIRERLEFVYSNNWGDIRIAGNGSYQRTKNSLQSSQNQNIFDYGAKFATTLYIPGDITFTTDVNYNGKSGYADGYDKESWMWNAQLSWSFLKGKQATLSVRAYDILNQNKNISRTVTGNYIQDVETNSIGRYIMFSFAYKFNTFAKKGEATPQLEMNNRRGPHGGGRW; encoded by the coding sequence ATGAAACATCTCTCTCAATATATAATACTGATGTGCTTATTGGTTCTTTCAACCTTTAACATTCAAGCCCAGTTTTCATACTCTATATCAGGCATAGTTAAAGATGAGTTGAAAGAGCCAATGCCTCAGTTAGGTGTAAGAATTTTAAATGCTCAGGATAGCAGTTTTGTTAAAGGTACAACATCGTCTGATAAAGGCAGATTCAGAGTTAGCGGACTTGCAATGGGGCATTATATAGTTTCTCTCTCATATCTTGGATACGAAACGTATCATAAAAACGTATCACTAATACCGGGTAACGAATCGGTTAATTTGGGGACAATAGAGATGATTCCTGCATCTATTATGCTCGCCGAAGCGGTTATTATGGGTAAAACACCCGATATTATAACAAAAGAGGATACCATTGAATTTAATGCGGCATCGTACAAAACACAACCTAATGCCGTTGTTGAAGATATGATAAAGAAGATGCCCGGCATTGAAATTGATGAGAACGGAAAGATTACCGCTAATGGTAAAGAGATTAAAAAGATTTTAGTGGATGGTCAGGAGTTCTTTTCGGACGATCCTAAGGTGGCATCAAAAAACCTTCCTGCCAATATGGTTGAGAAACTTCAGGTCATTGACCGCAAATCTGATGAGGCAAGATTTTCGGGTGTTGATGATGGAGAGGATGAGACCGTTATCAACCTTACTGTAAAGAAGGGAATGAAAAATGGCTGGTTTGGCAGTGTACAGGCCGGTGGTGCTACTGATGCCCGTTATGAGGCATCACTTATGGCAAACTACTTTAAAGACAGCAACCAATTAACCCTTTTAGCCGGAGCAAACAACACCAACAATATGGGCGCTACCGATTTAGGAGGTCAAATGTTCTCGGGCAGTTCAAGACGTGGCAGAGGCGGATGGGGGCCATTGTTAGGAGAAAACACTTCGGCAGTTGGAGGTCTTAACTTTAACGTTGGCAAGAGCGACAAATTTAGAGCAGGAGGAGACGTTAAGTATGCCTATATCGATTTAGATTTAAAAGAGAAGAGCGAACGTCAGAATTTTATATCTCAAGAGAATACCACTTTTGACAATTCTCTTAAAGACAACAGGAATAAGGGGCATAACTTGGAAATGAACTACCGCATATTGTGGAATCCTAATAGTTTAACACAAGTTGAGTTCCGCCCTAATTTTAAATACAGCACCTCTAAAATGAGCAATACAAGTGCTACTCGCTCATACGAAATAAACTCTTTGGGTGATGAGAGAGATATTACCGAAGGCTCATTAAATTCATTTAGCAAAGCAAACGGGTTTAATATAGGCGGAAGACTTAGTGTTAGCCGTAAACTTAAAGGGAAGGATGGGCGTCAAATTAGTTTGAGTCTAAACTATGGTTATAACGACAGCAAAGAGGATGGTTATAGCTATAACAACACCATCTATCATAATAGCGGCACAAAAGAGAAGACCGATTTAAAAGATAATAATCATAGCTGGGGCGGTAGTTATGGCATTAGAGCATCGTATGTTGAGCCTATCAACAAACACACAACCTGGTCTGTTTCATATAATTACAGATACAATTACACCTACGCCGACAAACTCTCGTATAATATAAACAGTGATGGCTCATTAGGAGATTTGAATATTGAATATAGCAATAGTTTCAGAAACAATTTTCAACGTCATAGAGCAAGTACCGCATTTAACGGTACTTACGAAAAGATGTACTACAATGTGGGTATCGATTTTGAGCCTTCAAAATCGGAGTCACGCAACCTGATTGACAGCAACAGAGATGTGAATGGCAAGATGCAGTATAACTTCTCGCCCTTCCTACGTTACAACTACACTATCAGCAAGAGTGATAATTTGAGGATAAACTATCGAGGTCGCACTCAACAGCCCTCAATCTCACAACTTCAACCAAGTCAAACCATATCAGATCCCCTAAGAAGAACTGAGGGTAACCCAAATCTTAAAGCATCGTACGACAACTCTTTAAACATCCGATACAACAGTTTCAAAACCGAGAAACAGCGTTCAATGATGATTATGCTTAATGCCAACTACGTTATGAATAGCATTGTCAATTCAACATTCTACGATAGCGACGGTATTCAAGTCACAAAACCTGTAAACGAGAATGGCGTTTGGAACTTATGGAGTATGTTCATAACCAATATGCCTTTTAAAAACAGGAAGTTCTCATTTAACAACCACACCAGTTTTGGATGTAACAGACAAATTGGATACTCAAACTCTTTGCGAAACACCTCAATGAACTACAACATTAGAGAGAGATTAGAGTTTGTATATAGTAACAACTGGGGAGATATCAGAATTGCGGGTAATGGCAGTTATCAAAGAACTAAAAACTCGCTACAATCATCGCAAAACCAAAACATTTTTGATTATGGAGCAAAATTTGCAACCACACTATATATACCCGGAGATATTACATTTACAACAGACGTTAACTACAACGGTAAGAGTGGTTACGCCGATGGCTACGATAAAGAGAGCTGGATGTGGAATGCTCAACTTTCGTGGAGTTTCCTAAAAGGCAAACAGGCAACTCTCAGTGTTAGAGCATACGATATTCTTAATCAGAACAAGAACATTAGCCGAACTGTTACAGGTAACTATATTCAAGATGTTGAAACCAACAGCATTGGCAGATACATTATGTTCTCATTCGCCTACAAATTTAACACCTTTGCCAAGAAGGGCGAGGCAACCCCACAATTGGAGATGAACAACAGAAGAGGGCCTCATGGTGGTGGCAGATGGTAA
- a CDS encoding DNA polymerase III subunit gamma/tau, which produces MENYIVSARKYRPTTFMSVVGQRSLTHTLKNAIQSNKLAHAYLFCGPRGVGKTTCARIFAKSINCSNPTADGEACNCCESCMSFNEGRSYNIHELDAASNNSVDDIRQLIDQVRIPPQLGKYKVFIIDEVRMLSPAAFNAFLKTLEEPPQHALFILATTEKHKILPTILSRCQIYDFQRISLTDIVDHLKYVAQSEGITFEEEALSEIAKKSDGGMRDALSVFDQMSAYSGGNITYKSVIANLNLLDYDYYFNLTDAFIEGNVPQVLVLFDEILKKGFEAQYFVSGLSNHLRDLLVCKDAITASLLEVGESVAQRYTEQAAKCSNDFLYRAIDISNSCDFNYKASSNKRLLVELSLIKISQLNQKKKSDQVEDIYWWEDYSLDSIAADAPAPKQDTQQPNSNTSQQSAKKVQVSLTGRDEVKLRSIDGSFKPRKRVETVSIIHPQKSQQQQEEKVEVKREELSSAFTYEALRRAWLDYTATIPTETILVNTMKRCTLELQDNFIVKVVVANADQLQRLKERADSLLPYLRKRLNNSHIDMVVYEAEATVRAAIFSPLDKLSYMASKNPNILTICNELDLEIL; this is translated from the coding sequence ATGGAAAACTATATTGTATCGGCACGTAAATATCGCCCAACAACTTTTATGTCGGTTGTGGGGCAACGTTCGCTTACCCATACTCTGAAGAATGCAATTCAATCAAATAAACTTGCTCATGCCTACCTGTTTTGTGGCCCGCGAGGAGTGGGTAAGACAACATGTGCAAGAATCTTTGCAAAATCAATAAATTGTAGCAATCCAACTGCCGATGGCGAAGCATGTAACTGCTGTGAGTCATGTATGTCGTTTAATGAAGGACGTTCATACAATATACATGAGTTAGATGCTGCATCAAACAACTCGGTAGATGATATACGCCAATTAATAGATCAAGTACGAATTCCTCCTCAATTGGGTAAATATAAAGTGTTTATCATTGATGAGGTGCGTATGCTTTCACCTGCTGCATTCAATGCCTTTTTGAAAACATTGGAGGAGCCGCCTCAACATGCGTTGTTTATATTGGCTACAACCGAGAAACACAAAATATTGCCTACTATATTGTCGCGTTGTCAGATATATGATTTTCAAAGAATATCGCTCACTGATATTGTTGATCATCTTAAATATGTTGCACAAAGCGAGGGTATAACTTTTGAAGAGGAGGCTCTCTCTGAAATTGCTAAGAAGAGTGATGGAGGTATGCGTGATGCGTTGTCGGTATTTGACCAAATGTCGGCGTACTCAGGAGGTAATATTACATATAAAAGCGTAATAGCAAACCTTAACCTTTTGGATTACGACTACTACTTTAACCTAACCGATGCCTTTATAGAGGGTAATGTGCCACAAGTATTGGTGCTGTTTGATGAGATTCTTAAAAAAGGATTTGAAGCACAATATTTTGTATCAGGGCTAAGCAATCACTTGCGTGACCTGCTAGTTTGCAAAGATGCAATTACTGCTTCTCTTCTTGAGGTAGGCGAGAGCGTTGCTCAGAGATATACTGAGCAGGCGGCAAAATGTAGTAACGACTTTCTGTATCGGGCAATAGATATTTCAAACAGTTGCGATTTCAATTACAAGGCAAGTAGCAACAAGAGATTATTAGTTGAACTGTCACTTATAAAAATAAGTCAGCTCAATCAAAAAAAAAAATCTGACCAAGTAGAAGATATTTACTGGTGGGAGGATTATTCTCTTGACTCAATAGCAGCTGATGCTCCTGCTCCAAAACAAGATACGCAACAGCCTAATAGCAATACATCGCAACAATCCGCAAAAAAAGTTCAGGTATCGTTAACCGGCAGAGATGAGGTAAAACTACGCTCAATTGATGGCAGTTTTAAACCTCGCAAACGAGTAGAGACAGTATCTATTATTCATCCTCAAAAATCGCAACAGCAACAAGAAGAGAAGGTTGAGGTCAAACGAGAGGAGTTATCCTCTGCCTTTACTTATGAGGCATTGCGTAGAGCATGGCTTGATTATACAGCCACTATCCCAACCGAAACGATATTGGTAAATACAATGAAGAGATGTACTCTTGAGTTGCAAGATAATTTCATTGTTAAGGTGGTTGTTGCAAATGCTGATCAACTGCAGCGTCTTAAAGAACGAGCAGATTCGCTTTTGCCATATCTTCGCAAAAGGTTAAATAATTCTCATATAGATATGGTTGTTTATGAAGCCGAAGCAACTGTGCGAGCAGCAATCTTCTCTCCCTTAGATAAGTTAAGTTATATGGCAAGTAAAAATCCTAATATATTAACTATTTGCAATGAACTTGATTTAGAGATATTATAA
- a CDS encoding acetate kinase, whose translation MKVLVLNCGSSSIKYKLFNTADHSVEAQGGIEKIGLKGSFLKITLPSGEKVILEKDIPEHTAGIDFILNTLVGKEYGCISSLDEIGAVGHRIVHGGEKFNSSVLITEEVKDKIRECFDIAPLHNPANMKGIEAVEAILPNVPQVGVFDTAFHQTIPSYAYMYALPYSLYKNYGVRRYGFHGTSHRYVSQRVCDFLGVDVKEQRIITCHIGNGGSITAVKGGKSIDTSMGLTPVEGLVMGTRVGDVDAGALIYIMEKEGLSPEQLSNLINKKSGVMGVSEVSSDMREIDSAIKEGNEQAKLALDMYHYRIAKYIGAYTAALNGVDIIVFTGGVGENQISTRKNICDRLSYLGVKVDDEKNNSRGEEVVISSPDSAVKVVVIPTDEELMIAKDTEEIVSAL comes from the coding sequence ATGAAAGTTCTTGTATTAAATTGTGGATCTTCATCAATAAAGTACAAACTCTTTAACACTGCCGACCACTCAGTTGAGGCGCAAGGAGGAATTGAGAAGATAGGATTAAAAGGCTCGTTCTTAAAAATAACTCTCCCCTCAGGAGAGAAGGTAATACTTGAGAAAGATATTCCTGAGCATACAGCAGGTATCGATTTCATCTTAAACACTCTTGTTGGAAAAGAGTACGGATGTATCTCTTCTCTTGATGAGATTGGAGCGGTAGGACACCGTATAGTACACGGAGGCGAGAAATTTAACTCATCTGTATTGATTACTGAGGAGGTTAAAGATAAAATCAGAGAGTGCTTTGATATTGCACCATTGCATAACCCTGCAAATATGAAGGGTATTGAGGCTGTTGAGGCAATATTGCCAAACGTACCACAAGTTGGAGTGTTTGATACTGCTTTCCACCAAACAATACCTTCGTACGCATATATGTATGCTCTACCATACAGTTTGTATAAAAACTATGGAGTGCGCCGTTACGGATTTCATGGAACAAGCCACCGCTACGTATCTCAACGTGTATGTGACTTCTTGGGTGTAGATGTTAAAGAGCAACGCATCATTACCTGTCACATTGGTAACGGAGGTTCAATTACTGCCGTTAAAGGTGGAAAATCAATTGATACATCAATGGGATTAACTCCGGTTGAGGGATTGGTAATGGGTACTCGTGTTGGTGATGTTGATGCCGGTGCATTAATATATATCATGGAGAAAGAGGGATTATCTCCCGAGCAGTTATCAAACCTTATAAATAAGAAGAGTGGAGTTATGGGAGTATCTGAAGTATCTTCGGATATGCGCGAGATTGACTCCGCTATTAAAGAGGGTAACGAGCAAGCAAAACTTGCATTGGATATGTACCACTACCGTATAGCAAAATATATTGGTGCATATACAGCAGCACTTAACGGAGTTGATATTATTGTATTTACAGGTGGAGTAGGAGAGAATCAAATCTCAACACGCAAAAACATATGTGATAGATTGTCATATCTTGGAGTTAAAGTTGATGATGAGAAGAACAACTCACGTGGCGAAGAGGTTGTAATATCATCGCCCGACTCAGCAGTTAAAGTTGTTGTAATACCAACCGATGAAGAGTTGATGATTGCAAAAGATACTGAGGAGATTGTATCGGCATTATAA
- a CDS encoding cytidine deaminase gives MKVIDSTAKMQVVTYSELSEEDKTLIDKAKEAMKGAYAPYSNFCVGAAVSCGENIVIGSNQENEAYPSGMCAERVALYSASAQYPAQKIEAIAISAYSLVKNEEAVAFPCGACRQVLLEYEKRQNSPIRIIVASKDEVYIIESAKTLMPFSFNM, from the coding sequence ATGAAAGTGATTGATTCTACAGCCAAGATGCAGGTTGTTACATATAGTGAGTTGTCGGAAGAGGACAAGACTCTTATTGATAAGGCAAAAGAGGCAATGAAGGGTGCGTACGCACCATATTCAAACTTTTGTGTAGGGGCAGCGGTGAGTTGCGGAGAGAATATAGTTATAGGAAGTAATCAGGAGAATGAGGCATACCCTTCGGGTATGTGTGCCGAGAGGGTAGCCCTATATTCAGCGTCAGCACAATATCCTGCTCAAAAGATTGAGGCTATAGCAATATCGGCATACAGCTTAGTAAAAAACGAAGAGGCGGTTGCATTCCCTTGTGGTGCATGCCGTCAGGTTTTGTTAGAGTATGAAAAGCGACAAAACTCTCCTATTCGTATAATAGTGGCATCAAAAGATGAGGTCTATATAATTGAGAGTGCAAAAACTTTAATGCCGTTCTCATTTAATATGTAA
- a CDS encoding glucosaminidase domain-containing protein: MKSLATLLFKSICIVLLLLATPNLIAQSLNKTYLDYIEKYKDEAMRQQKKHKIPASITLAQGLLESGAGNGKLAKESNNHFGIKCHGVWQGEKVYHDDDEKGECFRKYDDPFQSYEDHSLFLTSRPRYAELFELEITDYQGWAVGLKKCGYATDKAYASKLIGIIELYSLYQYDTEALKKEKHTIKENKQIKDLTSHTPYLSWGLLYIEAQQGDTFEKIGKEFGIKARKLALYNELPKDYILNEGDIVYLQMKNKYSKKGYKYHTIKNGESLHSISQKYGIKLSSIFNLNNIDTNYTIKEGDTFKLNRKLK, from the coding sequence ATGAAATCATTAGCAACCCTCCTATTCAAATCAATCTGTATTGTTTTATTACTACTGGCAACACCAAACCTCATTGCACAATCGTTAAACAAAACCTATCTCGACTATATTGAGAAATATAAAGATGAGGCTATGCGACAACAAAAAAAACACAAAATTCCGGCAAGCATCACTTTGGCTCAAGGACTTTTGGAGTCGGGTGCAGGAAACGGAAAACTTGCAAAAGAGTCGAATAACCACTTTGGCATTAAGTGTCATGGCGTATGGCAAGGCGAAAAGGTCTATCACGATGATGATGAGAAGGGCGAGTGTTTCAGAAAATATGATGACCCTTTTCAATCGTACGAAGATCACTCACTCTTTTTGACCTCAAGACCAAGATATGCCGAACTTTTTGAGTTAGAGATTACCGATTATCAAGGTTGGGCAGTAGGACTAAAGAAGTGCGGATATGCAACAGACAAAGCATACGCCAGCAAACTAATAGGGATAATAGAACTTTACTCTCTTTATCAGTACGACACTGAGGCTTTAAAGAAAGAGAAACATACCATTAAAGAGAATAAGCAGATTAAAGATTTAACCTCTCATACCCCCTATTTATCTTGGGGCTTACTTTACATTGAGGCACAGCAAGGAGACACTTTTGAGAAGATAGGTAAAGAGTTTGGCATTAAAGCACGTAAACTTGCTCTATACAATGAACTCCCCAAAGATTATATTCTCAATGAGGGAGATATTGTATATCTGCAAATGAAGAACAAATACTCAAAGAAAGGGTATAAGTACCACACAATTAAGAATGGCGAGTCACTTCACTCTATATCTCAAAAATATGGTATTAAGTTATCATCTATATTTAACCTTAATAACATTGATACAAACTACACTATAAAAGAGGGAGATACTTTTAAACTTAATAGAAAACTAAAATAG
- a CDS encoding 3-deoxy-D-manno-octulosonic acid transferase, which produces MNVIYNAGIYLYKQMVKLVSPRNHKAKLMREGHKTLFADLETKLSKEGGYIWIHSSSLGEFEQGRPVIEKIKSINPQAKILLTFFSPSGYTVRKDYPLADVVSYLPFDLPKNVNRFLDMVKPKMAIFIKYEFWGNYLTELHKRQIPIYIVSAIFRKNQIFFKPYGAMFRKMLGYYKHLFVQDTASKELLEGIGITSVTVVGDTRFDRVAEIASQTKELPVFEEFSKDAMVMVVGSSWEADEEIYIDYFNTHPELKLIIAPHEINASHIANITQKIKRPILFYSQSEGKDAKAYDCLVVDCFGLLSSIYRYASVAYIGGGFGAGIHNVPEAAVYGVPVIFGPNYKKFKEARDLIECGGSFTISTKEEYEEIMRQLSDEKFREASGAKAGEYINRNTGATSQVVEKIFLK; this is translated from the coding sequence ATGAACGTAATTTATAACGCAGGAATATATCTATATAAACAGATGGTAAAATTGGTCTCGCCTCGCAACCATAAGGCAAAACTTATGAGAGAGGGACATAAAACTCTTTTTGCCGATTTAGAGACCAAACTATCAAAGGAGGGAGGCTACATCTGGATTCACTCATCTTCATTGGGCGAGTTTGAACAGGGACGCCCGGTGATTGAAAAGATAAAATCAATAAACCCTCAGGCGAAAATATTGCTAACATTCTTCTCCCCATCAGGATACACTGTACGAAAAGATTATCCCTTAGCCGATGTAGTCTCATATCTGCCATTTGATTTGCCTAAGAATGTAAATCGTTTTCTTGATATGGTAAAACCCAAAATGGCAATATTTATAAAGTATGAGTTTTGGGGAAACTATCTTACCGAGTTGCATAAACGCCAAATACCAATATATATAGTATCTGCTATATTCCGCAAAAATCAAATATTCTTCAAGCCTTACGGGGCAATGTTTAGAAAAATGCTGGGTTACTATAAACACCTGTTTGTTCAAGACACAGCATCAAAAGAGTTGTTAGAGGGTATTGGTATCACATCGGTAACAGTTGTGGGAGATACTCGTTTTGATAGAGTAGCAGAGATAGCATCGCAAACAAAGGAGTTGCCTGTTTTTGAAGAGTTCTCAAAAGATGCTATGGTAATGGTTGTGGGAAGTTCTTGGGAGGCAGATGAGGAGATATACATTGACTATTTCAATACTCACCCCGAATTAAAACTGATAATAGCACCTCATGAGATAAATGCTTCTCATATTGCTAACATCACTCAAAAGATAAAGCGTCCAATACTATTCTATTCTCAATCAGAAGGAAAGGATGCAAAAGCGTACGATTGTTTGGTTGTGGATTGCTTTGGTCTCTTATCATCAATATACCGTTATGCAAGTGTAGCATATATAGGAGGAGGATTTGGAGCCGGAATACACAATGTGCCTGAGGCGGCAGTGTATGGAGTGCCTGTAATATTTGGTCCCAACTATAAAAAGTTTAAAGAGGCTCGTGATTTGATAGAGTGTGGAGGCTCATTTACAATCTCAACAAAAGAGGAGTATGAAGAGATAATGCGACAACTTTCAGATGAAAAATTTAGAGAGGCATCTGGAGCAAAGGCGGGAGAATATATAAATAGAAACACAGGTGCAACTTCGCAAGTTGTTGAAAAGATATTTTTAAAATAA
- a CDS encoding aminoglycoside phosphotransferase family protein translates to MEKLNNIIDNFALEGKVVEVKPLGNGLINTTYAIITEGESDNYVLQCINHNIFKDVELLQNNIEAITKQIEKKLTEKGETDIKRKTLRTIPTKDGKLYYFDGEKYWRVTILIPDAVTFESVTPELAYQTGLAFGDFQYMLSELPEPLGETIPDFHNMEFRLEQFDEAIEADKAGRVDAMMEIIEEIDDRREEMCKVQQLFREGKFPKRITHCDTKVNNILFDKSGKILCVIDLDTTMPGFVLSDFGDFIRTAGNKGKEDDTDLSAVGVDMEIFKSFAKGYIESAGKFLTPIEKEMLPYGAKLLTYMQTVRFLTDYLNGDTYYKIQYPEHNKQRTLAQFKHLRSIEEHEEEMNKFIASL, encoded by the coding sequence ATGGAAAAACTAAACAATATTATTGACAACTTTGCATTAGAGGGAAAAGTTGTAGAAGTAAAACCTCTTGGTAATGGACTTATTAATACCACATACGCCATTATCACAGAGGGAGAGAGCGATAACTATGTTCTTCAATGTATAAACCACAACATCTTTAAAGATGTTGAACTTCTACAAAACAACATAGAGGCAATCACTAAACAGATTGAAAAGAAACTAACCGAGAAGGGCGAGACAGACATTAAACGCAAAACTCTTCGTACAATCCCAACCAAAGATGGCAAACTATACTATTTTGATGGCGAGAAGTATTGGCGAGTAACCATTCTTATTCCGGACGCAGTTACTTTTGAGAGCGTTACCCCAGAGTTAGCATACCAAACAGGTTTGGCTTTCGGAGATTTCCAATATATGCTATCGGAGTTGCCCGAGCCACTTGGCGAGACCATCCCCGACTTCCACAATATGGAGTTCAGACTGGAACAATTTGATGAGGCTATTGAGGCAGACAAGGCTGGAAGAGTGGATGCTATGATGGAGATTATCGAAGAGATTGACGACCGTAGAGAGGAGATGTGTAAAGTTCAACAACTCTTTAGAGAGGGTAAATTTCCTAAACGCATTACTCACTGCGACACCAAAGTCAACAATATTCTTTTTGACAAGAGCGGTAAGATTTTATGCGTTATTGACCTTGACACCACTATGCCCGGCTTTGTATTGTCTGACTTTGGAGACTTCATCAGAACTGCCGGTAACAAAGGAAAGGAGGACGACACAGACCTTAGTGCGGTGGGAGTAGATATGGAGATTTTCAAATCATTTGCTAAAGGATACATTGAGAGTGCAGGCAAATTTTTAACTCCCATTGAAAAAGAGATGTTGCCATACGGAGCAAAACTTCTCACCTATATGCAAACCGTTCGTTTCTTGACAGACTATCTGAATGGCGATACATACTATAAGATTCAATATCCCGAACACAACAAGCAACGTACTCTTGCTCAATTCAAACACCTCAGAAGCATTGAGGAGCATGAAGAGGAGATGAATAAGTTTATTGCCTCTTTATAG
- the pta gene encoding phosphate acetyltransferase, whose amino-acid sequence MDVIAKIVSQAQANIQRIVLPEGGDNRTLIAADKLVADKVADIILMGNESEIAAKAAELGLKNISGATIIDPVTNPKKEEYATYLYELRKSKGMTMEQAMKLAEDPLYLAPLMIKKGDADGEIAGACNATSSVLRPAFQIVKTAPGVSVVSGLFIMVLKDNQLGEDGVMTFADCAVCPDPTAEELAQIAISTAETTKALAGFEPRVAMLSFSTKGSAKHERIDKVIEATRIAKERCPEIMLDGEMQLDAAIVPEVGASKAPGSPVAGKANVLVFPSLEAGNIGYKLVQRFAGATAIGPILQGLAAPINDLSRGCSAEDIYLTVAVAAVQSIQLKSKQQ is encoded by the coding sequence ATGGACGTAATTGCAAAAATCGTATCACAGGCGCAGGCAAATATTCAGCGTATTGTGTTGCCCGAAGGAGGAGATAATCGTACTCTTATTGCTGCCGACAAATTAGTGGCAGACAAAGTTGCAGATATTATCCTTATGGGTAATGAGTCGGAAATAGCGGCTAAAGCAGCGGAGTTGGGATTGAAAAATATCTCTGGAGCAACCATAATTGATCCGGTAACTAATCCCAAGAAAGAGGAGTATGCAACATACCTATATGAGTTGCGTAAATCAAAAGGAATGACAATGGAACAAGCAATGAAACTGGCAGAAGATCCATTGTACTTGGCCCCTTTGATGATTAAGAAAGGCGATGCAGATGGCGAAATTGCAGGAGCTTGTAATGCAACAAGCAGCGTTTTACGTCCGGCATTCCAAATAGTAAAAACAGCACCCGGAGTGAGCGTTGTTTCAGGATTGTTTATTATGGTCTTGAAAGATAACCAATTGGGTGAGGACGGAGTAATGACATTTGCCGATTGTGCAGTGTGTCCCGATCCAACAGCCGAAGAGTTGGCCCAAATAGCAATTTCAACAGCCGAAACAACAAAGGCTCTTGCAGGATTTGAGCCTCGTGTTGCAATGTTGAGTTTCTCGACAAAAGGAAGTGCAAAACACGAGAGAATAGATAAAGTAATTGAGGCTACGCGTATAGCAAAAGAGCGTTGCCCGGAGATTATGCTTGATGGCGAAATGCAATTAGATGCTGCAATTGTTCCTGAGGTGGGAGCATCAAAAGCACCGGGAAGTCCTGTTGCAGGAAAGGCAAACGTATTGGTATTCCCTTCGCTTGAGGCAGGAAACATCGGTTACAAACTTGTACAACGTTTTGCAGGAGCAACAGCAATAGGACCAATCCTTCAAGGATTGGCAGCTCCTATAAACGACCTTTCAAGAGGTTGCTCGGCAGAGGATATATATTTGACAGTTGCAGTTGCAGCCGTTCAATCAATACAATTAAAGAGTAAACAACAATAA